In a genomic window of Mycosarcoma maydis chromosome 5, whole genome shotgun sequence:
- a CDS encoding endoplasmic reticulum calcium transporter, with the protein MEAAWTKSVHEALTQLRVNPSKGLSATEVEERRAKYGSNTLPEQPPTPLWQLILDQFKDQLVLILLASAVISFVLALLEQDTTLGSALIEPGVIFLILIANATVGVVQERNADKAIDALKEYSPDTANVIREGSTEKVRSEDLVPGDILILTVGDKIPADCRLIAINSSSFRVDQAILTGESISVNKTLDAVPDANAVKQDQVNILFSGTTVANGTALAVVALTGTRTAIGDIHAEISKDDDDKTPLKQKLDDFGELLAKVITVICILVWIVNFRHFNDPSHHGWVRGAMYYFKIAVALAVAAIPEGLAAVITACLALGTKKMAKKNAIVRHLPSVETLGSTNVICSDKTGTLTTNQMSVTHFSVLDTNASIADYSVSGTTFAPVGEITDSLGKSVTNLNKPRTAFHALAEACSICNDSHVHLDDHNNYTIVGQPTEAALKVLVEKLGHHDDAFNATLAKLDPVERTSAVSNEYGKAHPRLLTFEFSRDRKSMSTLIQRSSATGCLLVKGAPETVVERCDTVLLGKKTAPLDSALRAQIDEKVFEYGRQGLRTLAIAIKEDVPLDVESYRSSSPSEYVQFEQRMTLVGLVGMLDPPRPEVRHAIQRCRQAGIRVIVITGDNKNTAETICRQIGVFGASEDLQGKSFTGREFDALTTHQQKLDAVSNASLFSRVEPSHKSQLVDLLQSQGLVVAMTGDGVNDAPALKKADIGIAMGSGTDVAKLAADMVLADDNFATIEAAVQEGRSIFNNMQSFIRYLISSNIGEVVSIFLTVLLGLPEALIPVQLLWVNLVTDGLPATALGFNPPSTTIMREKPRSRNDPLISGWIFTRYLLVGAFVGAATIFGYAWWFLFSSTGPQISYAQLSHFHQCSLPASQAAGGLFDGIDCSIFSTYRQPSTIALSVLVVVEMFNALNAISETDSLLTFGPWKNPLLIGAIALSLALHYAICTIPFLQDWFQVTRLTVQEVKAVVWISAPVVLIEEVCKLVTRIMFVTQRAQPEKVGSHKKQL; encoded by the coding sequence ATGGAAGCAGCGTGGACAAAGAGCGTCCATGAGGCGCTCACTCAACTTCGAGTAAACCCTTCCAAGGGTCTCTCGGCTACCGAGGTCGAAGAGCGTCGTGCAAAGTACGGTTCCAACACGTTACCCGAGCAGCCGCCTACGCCACTATGGCAGCTCATTCTCGATCAGTTCAAGGACCAACTCGTGCTCATTCTTCTCGCATCCGCCGTCATCTCGTTCGTCCTTGccctgctcgagcaagacacTACGCTCGGCTCGGCTCTCATCGAACCCGGTGTCATCTttctcatcctcatcgccaATGCCACCGTCGGAGTCGTCCAGGAGCGTAACGCTGACAAGGCcatcgatgcgctcaaggaATACAGCCCCGATACGGCCAACGTCATCCGTGAGGGCTCTACCGAAAAGGTTCGATCCGAAGACCTCGTACCTGGTGACATTCTCATCCTTACCGTCGGTGACAAGATTCCTGCCGATTGCCGTCTTATTGCCATTAACTCCTCTTCCTTCCGTGTAGACCAAGCCATTCTTACTGGAGagtcgatctcggtcaACAAGACGCTTGATGCCGTTCCGGATGCCAACGCAGTCAAGCAGGACCAGGTCAACATTCTCTTCTCCGGTACCACCGTCGCCAATGGCACCGCGCTTGCCGTCGTAGCTCTGACCGGAACACGTACCGCCATCGGTGACATTCACGCAGAAATCTccaaagatgatgatgacaaaACTCCTCTCAAGCAGAAACTCGACGACTTTGGTGAGCTCCTCGCCAAGGTCATCACCGTCATCTGCATCTTGGTCTGGATCGTCAACTTTCGCCATTTCAACGACCCTTCGCATCACGGCTGGGTTCGAGGTGCCATGTACTACTTCAAGATCGCCGTCGCTCTCGCCGTAGCTGCAATTCCAGAAGGTCTAGCCGCTGTCATCACCGCCTGTTTGGCGCTCGGAACCAAAAAAATGGCCAAGAAAAACGCCATCGTCCGCCACCTGCCTTCGGTTGAAACGCTCGGCTCGACCAATGTCATTTGCTCTGACAAGACCGGTACGCTCACCACCAACCAGATGAGCGTCACGCACTTCTCCGTTCTTGACACCAATGCATCCATCGCCGACTACTCGGTTTCGGGAACCACTTTTGCACCTGTCGGCGAGATCACCGATTCGCTCGGAAAGAGCGTTACCAATCTCAACAAGCCTCGCACTGCTTTCCACGCGCTTGCCGAGGCTTGTTCTATCTGCAACGACTCACACGTTCATCTCGACGACCACAACAACTACACCATTGTAGGTCAGCCCACCGAAGCCGCTTTGAAAGTGCTCGTGGAAAAACTCGGTCACCACGATGACGCCTTCAATGCGacgcttgccaagctcgacccTGTCGAGCGAACCAGCGCCGTCAGCAACGAGTATGGCAAAGCACACCCGAGGCTGCTCACCTTTGAATTCAGCCGCGACCGCAAAAGCATGTCGACTCTGATCCAGCGTTCCTCGGCGACCGGATgcctgctcgtcaaggGTGCCCCGGAAACCGTCGTTGAGCGATGCGATACCGTGCTTCTCGGTAAAAAGACCGCTCctctcgactcggctcTGCGTGCACAGATTGATGAAAAGGTGTTCGAGTACGGTCGACAGGGCTTGCGAACGCTCGCCATTGCCATCAAGGAGGATGTACCGCTCGACGTTGAATCGtaccgcagcagcagtccGAGCGAGTACGTTCAGTTTGAACAGCGAATGACGCTCGTCGGTCTCGTGGGAATGTTGGATCCACCGCGACCCGAAGTTCGTCATGCGATCCAACGATGCCGCCAGGCTGGCATCCGTGTCATTGTCATCACGGGCGACAACAAGAACACGGCTGAAACCATCTGTCGCCAAATCGGCGTTTTCGGCGCTTCGGAAGATCTCCAAGGCAAATCGTTTACTGGACGAGAATTCGACGCGCTTACAACGCATCAGCAGAAGCTAGATGCCGTTTCAAACGCATCCTTGTTCTCCCGAGTTGAACCATCGCACAAGTCGCAACTGGTAGACCTGTTGCAGTCTCAGGGACTGGTTGTAGCTATGACTGGCGACGGTGTCAATGATGCGCCCGCTCTGAAAAAGGCAGACATCGGAATCGCCATGGGTTCCGGAACCGACgtggccaagctcgctgcTGATATGGTTCTCGCCGACGACAACTTTGCCACCATCGAAGCCGCCGTTCAAGAAGGACGATCCATCTTCAACAACATGCAGAGCTTTATTCGTTACCTGATCTCGTCGAACATCGGAGAAGTGGTGTCGATTTTCCTCACGGTGCTGCTCGGACTACCGGAAGCGTTGATCCCTGTCCAGTTGCTGTGGGTCAACCTGGTCACCGATGGACTGCCAGCTACGGCATTGGGCTTTAACCCGCCGAGTACGACCATCATGCGCGAGAAACCACGTTCTCGAAACGATCCTCTGATCTCCGGCTGGATCTTTACGCGCTACCTTTTGGTAGGCGCTTTCGTTGGAGCGGCCACCATCTTTGGCTACGCCTGGTGGTTCCTCTTTTCTTCCACGGGCCCACAGATCAGCTACGCGCAGTTGTCGCACTTCCACCAATGCTCGCTACCCGCCTCTCAAGCCGCGGGTGGATTGTTTGACGGAATTGACTGTTCCATCTTCTCCACGTACCGTCAACCGTCGACCATCGCCCTATCGGTACTCGTGGTGGTCGAGATGTTCAACGCTCTCAACGCGATCAGCGAGACCGACTCGTTGCTCACTTTCGGTCCGTGGAAAAACCCGCTGCTGATCGGAGCGATTGCGTTGTCATTGGCACTTCACTACGCCATCTGCACCATTCCCTTCCTCCAGGATTGGTTCCAGGTGACTCGTCTGACCGTGCAAGAGGTCAAGGCGGTGGTTTGGATCAGTGCACCCGTGGTGCTGATCGAGGAGGTGTGCAAGTTGGTCACTCGCATCATGTTTGTAACTCAGCGCGCTCAGCCCGAGAAGGTGGGTTCGCacaagaagcagctttGA
- a CDS encoding putative DNA-dependent ATPase, with the protein MRRSVILAALGGSPSLIPADGTKDSATPLKGKSSTFSRPSPLGDYSRNANAAGFGPLLGRKPFKPPSFANQREKDNPGGGRKRKKVDYRGMDSGEGRDADANSDSDAGSGSDNDGNTKARKTVAKKKGKAAVKTLEGIYKGIDATGVSLNVDRRKWDVFEIKPNAIKKGFSVPVMTNKQGQVIETRLSYAALGTRRQIDIPPRPLHDPMGEHAIVLFDPTIDDREAERRKAEIQQEQAAEETRIEAGAAVQTPHKSLADILGLNKAKSKEIEKVPVVIDPVLSKVLRPHQVEGVKFLYRCTTGLVVEKAYGCIMADEMGLGKTLQCIALMWTLLKQSPIAHKSTIEKCIIVCPSSLVRNWANELIKWLGPAAPGNLALDGKLSKDEMIEATRRWCSASGRAISQPVMIVSYETLRNLQEELGNTEVGLLLCDEGHRLKNADSLTFQALTQIKVRRRVILSGTPIQNDLSEYFALLNFANPELLGSRTEFRKNFEIAILKGRDAEATEKQQQEANEKLSQLSALVSRFIIRRTNDLLSKYLPVKYEHVVFCKMSAFQLDLYRLFIRSPEIKKLLRGTGSQPLKAIGILKKLCNHPDLLDLPNDLEGSEEYFPEAYTPRDRRYVNPELSGKMMVLQRFLETIRATSNDKIVLISNYTQTLDVFERMCRANRWGMFRLDGTMTINKRQKLVDRFNDPEGKEFIFLLSSKAGGCGLNLIGANRLVLFDPDWNPASDQQALARVWRDGQKKSCFVYRFIATGSIEEKILQRQSHKQSLSSCVVDEAQDAARHFSGEDLRALFTFKEETACDTHDTYKCKRCKNGKQFIKAGALLYGDTSTWNHYGKNEMHHLHDDLLRAEQAYDDVSFVFQYCSH; encoded by the coding sequence ATGCGTAGAAGCGTTATCCTTGCAGCGCTCGGTGGCTCGCCGTCTTTGATACCAGCAGACGGCACAAAGGATTCGGCTACACCGCTCAAAGGAAAGAGTTCGACATTTTCACGCCCGTCTCCGCTCGGAGACTACTCACGCAATGCCAATGCTGCTGGTTTCGGGCCGCTTCTGGGCAGAAAACCATTCAAGCCACCTTCGTTCGCCAACCAGCGCGAGAAAGACAATCCGGGCGGTGGAAGGAAGCGCAAAAAGGTTGACTACCGCGGCATGGACTCGGGCGAAGGCCgagatgccgatgccaaTAGCGATAGTGATGCTGGATCTGGCTCTGACAATGACGGCAACACCAAAGCTCGAAAGACTGTCGCCAAAAAGAAGGGCAAAGCGGCCGTGAAGACGCTCGAGGGGATCTACAAAGGCATCGACGCCACAGGTGTTTCTCTCAACGTGGATCGTCGCAAATGGGACGTGTTTGAGATCAAACCAAACGCAATCAAAAAGGGCTTTTCTGTCCCAGTCATGACCAACAAGCAGGGCCAGGTCATCGAGACGAGGCTTTCATATGCAGCGTTGGGCACCAGAAGGCAGATCGACATCCCTCCTCGTCCGCTGCATGACCCCATGGGCGAGCATGCCATCGTCCTTTTTGATCCTACCATAGATGATCGCGAAGCCGAGCGCAGAAAGGCCGAAATCCAGCaggagcaagcagcagaagagaCACGCATCGAAGCGGGCGCAGCGGTGCAGACCCCGCATAAGAGCCTCGCAGACATCCTCGGTCTCAATAAGGCCAAGTCCAAAGAAATCGAAAAGGTACCCGTCGTCATTGATCCAGTCCTCAGCAAGGTGCTCCGTCCCCATCAGGTCGAAGGTGTCAAGTTCCTCTATCGATGCACTACcggtctcgtcgtcgagaagGCGTACGGCTGCATTATGGCCGACGAAATGGGCCTAGGCAAAACGCTTCAGTGCATCGCACTCATGTGgacgctgctcaagcagtCTCCGATCGCACACAAGTCGACCATTGAAAAGTGCATCATCGTCTGCCCTTCATCCTTGGTGAGAAATTGGGCCAACGAGCTCATCAAGTGGCTCGGCCCGGCTGCGCCTGGCAACCTAGCTCTGGAcggcaagctgagcaaggACGAGATGATTGAAGCGACGCGTCGATGGTGCAGTGCCTCGGGGCGTGCCATCTCGCAACCAGTCATGATCGTATCGTATGAGACGCTGCGCAACTTGCAGGAGGAGTTGGGCAATACCGAGGTCGGCCTGCTGCTCTGTGACGAGGGCCATCGACTCAAGAATGCCGACTCGCTCACTTTTCAGGCGCTCACGCAGATTAAGGTGCGTCGCCGTGTCATTCTTTCTGGTACGCCCATCCAAAACGACCTGTCCGAGTActttgcgctgctcaactttgccaACCCAGAGTTACTAGGCAGCCGCACCGAGTTCCGCAAGAACTTTGAAATTGCCATTCTCAAGGGgcgcgatgccgaggcgaccgaaaagcagcagcaggaagcCAACGAAAAGCTGAGCCAGCTCTCTGCGCTGGTGAGCCGGTTCATCATCCGACGAACCAACGATCTGCTTTCCAAATATCTGCCGGTCAAGTACGAACATGTGGTGTTTTGCAAGATGTCAGccttccagctcgacctATACCGACTATTCATCCGTTCGCccgagatcaagaagctgcttcGAGGTACGGGTAGTCAACCGCTCAAGGCGATCGGTATCCTAAAAAAGCTGTGCAACCATCCGgatctgctcgacttgcCAAACGACTTGGAGGGAAGCGAGGAGTACTTTCCCGAGGCATATACGCcccgagatcgacgataCGTCAACCCGGAGCTGTCGGgcaagatgatggtgttgcAACGCTTTCTAGAGACAATCCGTGCTACTAGCAACGACAAGATTGTGCTGATCTCGAATTACACGCAGACGCTCGACGTGTTTGAGCGCATGTGCCGCGCCAACCGATGGGGTATGTTCCGACTGGACGGCACCATGACGATCAACAAGCGGCAGAAGCTAGTAGACCGATTCAACGATCCGGAGGGCAAAGAGTTTATCTTTTTGCTGTCGTCGAAAGCGGGTGGATGCGGTCTGAATCTGATCGGTGCCAATCGATTGGTGCTGTTTGATCCGGATTGGAATCCGGCATCCGACCAACAAGCGTTGGCACGAGTATGGCGAGACGGACAAAAAAAGTCGTGCTTCGTCTACCGATTCATTGCCACAGGGTCGATCGAGGAGAAGATCCTGCAGCGCCAGTCGCACAAACagtcgttgtcgtcgtgCGTGGTAGACGAAGCGCAGGATGCAGCACGCCATTTCTCAGGTGAAGATCTGCGCGCGCTTTTCACGTTCAAAGAAGAGACGGCATGCGATACACACGACACGTACAAGTGCAAACGATGCAAGAACGGCAAGCAGTTTATCAAAGCCGGCGCGCTGCTGTACGGCGATACGAGCACGTGGAACCATTACGGCAAGAACGAGATGCATCACTTGCACGATGATTTGTTGAGAGCCGAGCAGGCGTATGACGATGTTAGTTTCGTTTTCCAGTACTGCAGTCACTAG
- a CDS encoding 40S ribosomal protein eS10 — protein sequence MIISKENRKTIYASLFKEGVMVAPKNFTVQHPELEIPNLEVVKALQSLTSRGYVHTQFSWQWYFYTLTDEGVEYLREFLHLPAEIVPATHKRPARPARAPAGGRDGAYRAPRGDRDGGDRSEYRRRDGAAAGDKKDAAPSGEYRPRFAGVGRGAPRQ from the coding sequence ATGATCATCAGCAAGGAGAACCGCAAGACGATCTACGCCTCGCTCTTCAAGGAGGGTGTTATGGTCGCCCCCAAGAACTTCACTGTTCAGCACCCTGAGCTCGAGATCCCGAACCTCGAGGTTGTCAAGGCTCTTCAGTCGCTCACCTCGCGCGGTTACGTGCACACGCAGTTCTCGTGGCAGTGGTACTTCTACACGCTTACTGACGAGGGTGTTGAGTACCTGCGTGAGTTCCTGCACCTGCCCGCCGAGATTGTGCCTGCTACGCACAAGCGTCCCGCTCGCCCTGCTCGTGCGCCTGCTGGTGGCCGCGATGGCGCCTACCGCGCTCCCCGTGGTGACCGCGACGGTGGTGACCGCAGCGAGTACCGTCGTCGTGACGGTGCCGCCGCTGgcgacaagaaggacgCCGCCCCCTCAGGCGAGTACCGCCCTCGCTTCGCCGGTGTCGGCCGTGGTGCTCCCCGCCAGTAA
- a CDS encoding mitochondrial 54S ribosomal protein mL60 yields the protein MLGAFRPTLPSLGGLLWKNPWRLSSTRKNRVRQRLRAVDNVIATLEQSSVQCNSLSHAIASIKPESQMSPNDKYTTFSKHDRGFRKSVHKVPKWTRKTIRENPVGY from the coding sequence ATGCTGGGTGCATTTCGGCCCACTCTCCCATCCCTCGGTGGACTGCTATGGAAGAACCCATGGAGGCTATCGTCCACCCGCAAGAACCGGGTTCGACAACGGCTTCGAGCTGTCGACAACGTAATTGCAACACTCGAGCAATCCTCGGTCCAATGCAACTCGCTCTCGCACGCCATCGCTTCCATCAAACCCGAATCTCAAATGTCACCAAACGACAAATATACCACTTTCAGCAAACACGATCGTGGCTTCCGAAAAAGCGTCCACAAGGTCCCCAAATGGACGCGCAAGACCATCCGTGAAAACCCCGTCGGCTACTAA
- a CDS encoding 40S ribosomal protein eS30, whose translation MGKVHGSLARAGKVKSQTPKVEKQEKAKQPKGRAKKRLLYTRRFVNVVAGPGGKRRMNPNGEK comes from the exons ATGGGTAAGGTTCACGGATCCCTCGCGCGTGCCGGTAAGGTCAAGTCGCAGACCCccaaggtcgagaagcaagagaaggccaagcagcCCAAGGGCCgtgccaagaagcgtctTTTGTACACCCGACG ATTCGTCAACGTTGTTGCCGGTCCCGGTGGCAAGCGCCGCATGAACCCCAACGGTGAGAAGTAA